The genome window CACAGTTGCCAGCTGGCCGAATTGCTGGATATTCAAACCGTTATCATTCCTTACGACGCCGGACTTTTCAGCGCTGTGGGCATGGGCGAGGCGCTGATCAGCACCATTGTTTCCAAACAAATCCTGCTTCCCTGGAAAGAATCGGCGGATAAAATTGAACATTGGAAAAACGAATTGTTGCAGGAAGGCGCTGCAAATCTGCAAGATCAGGGCGTTACTGCATTCGAAACCGCTTTTTGCTATGTTTATCTTCGTTTTGCAGGACAGGAAAATACAATTGAAGTAAGTTATGAAGGCGCTGAAACATTGAATGCTTTTGAAAAACTTTACACGGCACAATTCGGCTATTTTCCCGCAAACCTGACCATTGAATTGGAAAGTTTGAAACTGATGATTCAGGAGAAAACGGCTCCTATTGCGCTGGAAACGATCATTAAGGAGGGAAATTCAGCGGATGCAATAAGAAGTGTCACACCATTATTTGAGACAAAATCATCTGAAACGGAAAAACCAGAGGCTCGCGATGCTGCTAACCTCTTTGAATGGGACAAACTCGCAGCGGGCGACCAACTCACCGGCCCAGCGATTTTATTAAACAACACTTCTACCGCCTACATCCCAAAAAACTGGAAACTGATCATTCAAAACAGCAAGGACGCGATTGCTTTCAAAACTTCGGAAACTCACATGACAGCCGAAAAACAAAGCGAGGAAGTTGCTTTGCAGCTTTTCACCAATCGTTTCAAATCCATTGCGGACGAAATGGGCGTTCAGTTGCAGCGGACGGCGTTTTCGGTGAATGTAAAAGAACGGCTTGATTTTTCGTGTGCGTTGCTGGATCAGGACGGTGAGTTGCTGGTGAATGCGCAGCATATTCCGGTGCATTTGGGCAGCATGGGGATTTGCGGGAGATTGGTGAAAGATGCGATTGAGATCGGTCCGGGTGATGTGATCATTACGAACCATCCGAAATATGGCGGCTCACATTTGCCAGACATTACATTGATTTCGGGCATTTATACGGAAGACAAAACTTGCATTGGCTACGTTATCAACCGCGCCCATCATGCAGAAGTCGGAGGCAAAACTCCCGGCTCCATGCCGCCGGATGCAACTTGTCTGGCTGAGGAAGGCGTCGTTATTTTGCCTCAATATCTGATCAAAAACAATGTATTTCAATGGGAAACCATCCGCGCACTTTTCACGGAAGGCCCCTATCCTACCCGGCATTTCCTGTCCAATGAAGCCGACATTATCGCCGCATTGTCTGCATTACGGAAAGGCAGTGAGCAAATGTTGCGGCTCGTGGACCTGCACGGACTCGAAACTGTCCGGAAATACATGCGGCTATTGAAAGAAAATGCCGTGGCACAGCTTCAAACCGCATTAATTCCATTGCAAAACAAAATTTTCGAAGCAACTGAATTTCTCGATGACGGCCATCGTATTCAGGTGAAAGTTTCCATAACCGCCGAAAAGCAGGTTTTTGATTTTACCGGCACTTCTGATGTGCATCCCAACAATCTCAATGCAAACATTTCGATCCTGTATAGCGCGATTTTGTATGTGTTAAGGCTTTTGGCAAACAAAGAAATTCCGCTCAATGATGGCCTAATGAAGCATGTGGACATTATTTTGCCGGATAACAGCTTCCTCCATCCCAATTTTTCCGACGATCCTTTCCAATGTCCGGCCGTGGTTGGCGGGAACACAGAAGTGAGCCAGCGGCTGGTGGATACATTGCTTAAAGCGTTCGGACTGGCGGCATGCAGCCAGGGGACGATGAATAATTTCCTTTTTGGCGATGAGCAATTTGGCTATTATGAAACCATAGGAGGCGGAACTGGCGCCGGTCCTGGCTTCCACGGTCGCTCTGCCGTGCACCAGCACATGACCAACACGCGCATCACCGACCCCGAGCAGCTCGAACGCAAGTATCCGGTGCATTTGCTGGAATTTGGCATTCGCAAAAATTCCGGTGGAAAAGGAACATTCAACGGCGGCGATGGCATCGTGAGACAATTCGAATTTCTCAAACCATTACAGCTCACATTATTGGGACAACACAGAAAATACGCACCTTACGGACTGAATGGCGGCGAAGACGGAAAATGTGGCATACACACATTGGTCAGCAATGGCGAAACCACATCATTGCCAGGAATATGCAGCCTGGAAGCGCAGAAGGGTGATATTTTAATAATTGAAACGCCCGGTGGCGGAGGATTCGGTTAAAAATTAATGTAAAAATGGCGAGTTCAAAATCCTCGAAAGCGCTCTTAGGCGCAGCATTC of Dyadobacter chenhuakuii contains these proteins:
- a CDS encoding hydantoinase B/oxoprolinase family protein, with protein sequence MGGSFWKIWVDTGGTFTDCLAVDFAGNKTRLKVLSSGCVRGRIVGKLADKTFQYAASWAFDAGLLEGYTLRLLENDLTSKVISFDSSNQTFTLENDLPFAQNTDFEIFSGEEAPVLAARLLTKTKLTETLPPLEMRLGTTRGTNALLERKGAKTLLVVTKGFKDLLYIGNQQRPSLFQIDIPEPRLLYSEVLEIDERLDASGNVIQELNAAELTTLASAANADSIAISLLHSYQNNAHELMAEKAFLENGAKYISVSSKLFPFSHFLRRTQTAVVNAYLDPVLDQYLTNIKNSLGDTPLGGIPLGDTPLGDNSLGGNPLSTGSLKVMTSTGSLSEVSGFRAKDSLLSGPAGGMVAAANAGKRLGFPKLITFDMGGTSTDTALIDGRPELKYITEIDGIEFHNPTLAIETVAAGGGSVCWFDGFSLQVGPESAGASPGPACYGTGGPLTITDVNLLLGKLDASKFGIPVRADAALAALHNLQKGIESQTGNVLSFSELLTGLERIANEKMADAIRKISVEKGINPADFALITFGGAGGLHSCQLAELLDIQTVIIPYDAGLFSAVGMGEALISTIVSKQILLPWKESADKIEHWKNELLQEGAANLQDQGVTAFETAFCYVYLRFAGQENTIEVSYEGAETLNAFEKLYTAQFGYFPANLTIELESLKLMIQEKTAPIALETIIKEGNSADAIRSVTPLFETKSSETEKPEARDAANLFEWDKLAAGDQLTGPAILLNNTSTAYIPKNWKLIIQNSKDAIAFKTSETHMTAEKQSEEVALQLFTNRFKSIADEMGVQLQRTAFSVNVKERLDFSCALLDQDGELLVNAQHIPVHLGSMGICGRLVKDAIEIGPGDVIITNHPKYGGSHLPDITLISGIYTEDKTCIGYVINRAHHAEVGGKTPGSMPPDATCLAEEGVVILPQYLIKNNVFQWETIRALFTEGPYPTRHFLSNEADIIAALSALRKGSEQMLRLVDLHGLETVRKYMRLLKENAVAQLQTALIPLQNKIFEATEFLDDGHRIQVKVSITAEKQVFDFTGTSDVHPNNLNANISILYSAILYVLRLLANKEIPLNDGLMKHVDIILPDNSFLHPNFSDDPFQCPAVVGGNTEVSQRLVDTLLKAFGLAACSQGTMNNFLFGDEQFGYYETIGGGTGAGPGFHGRSAVHQHMTNTRITDPEQLERKYPVHLLEFGIRKNSGGKGTFNGGDGIVRQFEFLKPLQLTLLGQHRKYAPYGLNGGEDGKCGIHTLVSNGETTSLPGICSLEAQKGDILIIETPGGGGFG